From Paracoccus suum, the proteins below share one genomic window:
- a CDS encoding DUF3422 family protein: MTGDGLDHPLRYELVNELHARPSPRLTAPLTVVFMAFKELRNAASRDRSADITHLATLAHRHGAPAPQPGAQHYAAQLGRYELAWESHTEFVTYAAFLPGLAPRPFDARVAEIFPAEWQQDAPGARLAALIVHVEHVPEDPAEIDTKLEAWFARDGLAAAQVMDGLAVVASDFRIDANGFMRFAIFVQPGSGAGRTGRVIQRLIDLEIYRSMSMLGLGRGRALSALLNRLDPRISTLMGGLAGETADPEAVLHDLLGVSAELEVAATDSSFRFGATRAYAAIVAERLASLRESRFFSRQTLSEFMDRRFAPAMRTVASTEARLNTMLDRTERASELLRTRVDVERSGASRDLLARMDRRADLQLRLQNTVEGLSVVAISYYAVGLLSYFLTPLAHRIAVDKAVLTAGLVPVVVLAVWYAMRRIRRSLHDGAPE; this comes from the coding sequence ATGACCGGCGACGGGCTGGACCATCCGCTGCGATACGAACTGGTCAACGAGCTTCATGCGCGGCCCTCGCCGCGCCTGACGGCGCCGCTGACGGTCGTGTTCATGGCTTTCAAGGAGTTGCGCAACGCCGCCTCGCGCGACCGTTCCGCCGACATCACCCACCTCGCGACGCTCGCCCATCGTCACGGCGCACCCGCGCCCCAGCCCGGCGCGCAGCATTACGCCGCCCAACTCGGCCGCTATGAGCTGGCATGGGAGAGTCATACCGAGTTCGTCACCTATGCCGCCTTCCTGCCCGGCCTCGCGCCGCGCCCGTTCGATGCGCGCGTCGCGGAGATCTTTCCCGCCGAGTGGCAGCAGGACGCGCCCGGCGCCCGGCTGGCGGCACTGATTGTCCATGTCGAGCATGTCCCGGAGGACCCGGCCGAGATCGACACCAAGCTGGAGGCCTGGTTCGCGCGCGACGGGCTGGCGGCGGCGCAGGTCATGGACGGGCTGGCGGTGGTCGCTTCGGACTTCCGGATCGATGCCAATGGCTTCATGCGGTTTGCCATCTTTGTGCAGCCCGGGAGCGGCGCCGGACGCACCGGGCGCGTCATCCAGCGACTGATCGACCTGGAGATCTATCGCAGCATGTCGATGCTGGGGCTGGGCCGGGGCAGGGCGCTCTCGGCACTGCTGAACCGGCTGGATCCACGCATTTCGACGCTGATGGGCGGCCTCGCCGGCGAGACGGCGGACCCGGAGGCGGTTTTGCACGACCTGCTCGGTGTCTCGGCCGAGCTGGAGGTCGCGGCGACCGACAGCAGTTTCCGCTTTGGCGCGACGCGGGCCTATGCAGCGATCGTCGCGGAACGCCTCGCCTCGCTGCGCGAGAGCCGTTTTTTCAGCCGCCAGACGCTGTCCGAATTCATGGACCGCCGTTTCGCGCCCGCGATGCGGACCGTCGCCTCGACCGAGGCGCGGCTGAATACGATGCTGGACCGGACCGAGCGCGCTTCGGAACTCCTGCGCACCCGGGTCGATGTCGAGCGCAGCGGCGCCAGCCGCGATCTGCTGGCACGCATGGACCGGCGGGCCGACCTGCAACTACGGTTGCAGAATACCGTCGAGGGCTTGTCGGTGGTCGCGATAAGCTATTACGCGGTCGGGCTGCTGTCGTATTTCCTGACCCCGCTGGCGCATCGGATCGCGGTGGACAAGGCGGTGTTAACGGCCGGCCTGGTGCCGGTCGTGGTGCTGGCCGTCTGGTACGCCATGCGTCGCATTCGCCGCTCGCTGCATGATGGCGCGCCAGAGTAG
- a CDS encoding methyltransferase family protein, with amino-acid sequence MRQLAALPPFWVALALIAGWLVGGLWPVPGAGWMHAIGLLIAGVGALLIVAAALVMIRARTTVMPGRVPDAIVTDGVFRLSRNPIYLGDLLLAGGLLLLLGRPLGLIVLPALAALIQQRFILAEEAGLRCHFGPAFQAYASRVRRWI; translated from the coding sequence ATGAGGCAACTGGCCGCACTGCCACCGTTCTGGGTCGCGCTGGCCCTGATCGCCGGGTGGTTGGTGGGCGGCCTGTGGCCGGTCCCCGGCGCCGGGTGGATGCATGCCATCGGCCTGCTGATCGCCGGTGTGGGGGCGCTGCTGATCGTGGCGGCGGCCCTGGTCATGATCCGGGCGCGAACGACAGTGATGCCCGGTCGGGTGCCGGACGCTATCGTGACTGACGGGGTCTTCCGCCTGTCCCGCAACCCGATCTATCTGGGCGATCTGCTGCTGGCGGGCGGCCTTTTGCTGCTGCTTGGGCGGCCGCTGGGACTGATCGTACTGCCAGCCTTGGCGGCGCTGATCCAGCAACGCTTTATCCTCGCCGAGGAGGCAGGCTTGCGGTGTCATTTCGGCCCGGCGTTCCAAGCCTATGCCTCGCGCGTGCGACGGTGGATTTGA
- a CDS encoding MBL fold metallo-hydrolase — protein sequence MTPAPDVTGFFDPATNTVSYIVRDPASNHAAIVDSVLDFDYASGSTDFSSADRLISAVEADDLVIDWILETHVHADHLSAAPYLQQRLGGRIGIGERITVVQDTFGKIFNEGTEFQRDGSQFDQLFYEGDAFSIGGMTGTVLHTPGHTPACLTYLIGDAAFVGDTLFMPDYGTARCDFPGGSAEVLFASIQKIFALPDETRIFVGHDYLPEGRSEFRWQTTVADQRAANVHVGGGRPRDEFVAMRDARDGTLAMPRLIIPSLQINMRAGQMPPPETDGTRYLKVPLNRLGKDS from the coding sequence ATGACCCCCGCGCCCGACGTTACAGGCTTTTTCGACCCGGCCACCAATACGGTCAGCTACATCGTGCGCGACCCGGCCAGCAATCACGCGGCCATTGTCGATTCCGTCCTCGATTTTGACTACGCCTCGGGCAGCACCGATTTCAGCAGCGCCGACCGCCTGATCTCCGCTGTCGAAGCCGACGACTTGGTCATCGACTGGATCCTGGAAACGCATGTCCACGCCGACCACCTGTCGGCAGCGCCTTATCTGCAACAGCGGCTGGGTGGCCGCATCGGCATCGGCGAGCGGATCACGGTCGTCCAGGACACCTTCGGCAAGATATTCAACGAAGGGACTGAATTTCAACGCGATGGTAGTCAATTCGACCAGCTGTTCTATGAGGGCGACGCGTTCTCGATTGGCGGCATGACCGGAACCGTGCTTCACACGCCGGGCCACACGCCGGCCTGCCTGACCTACCTGATCGGCGACGCGGCCTTTGTCGGCGATACGCTGTTCATGCCCGACTACGGCACCGCGCGCTGCGATTTTCCCGGCGGCTCGGCCGAGGTGCTGTTCGCCTCGATCCAGAAGATCTTTGCGCTGCCGGACGAAACCCGCATCTTTGTCGGGCACGACTATCTGCCCGAGGGACGCAGCGAGTTCCGCTGGCAGACGACGGTCGCCGACCAGCGCGCGGCCAACGTCCATGTCGGCGGCGGCCGCCCCAGGGACGAGTTCGTCGCCATGCGCGACGCCCGGGACGGGACGCTAGCGATGCCGCGACTGATCATTCCGTCCCTTCAGATCAACATGCGCGCCGGCCAGATGCCCCCGCCCGAGACGGACGGCACCCGTTATCTGAAAGTGCCGCTGAACCGCCTAGGAAAGGACAGCTGA
- a CDS encoding TIGR01244 family sulfur transferase, whose protein sequence is MMLRRLSDDVTVSDQITVEDIPALKQAGVATLIINRPDSEVGPAEGSEAISRAAQDAGMEARYIPFCPGQLEPRMVEDFGAALARPGKAHAYCRSGTRSTNLWGLSQAGAMPTDAIISAAAAAGYDLSPIAGMIDSLARSRGAAQG, encoded by the coding sequence ATGATGCTCCGCCGCCTGTCGGATGACGTGACGGTCTCTGACCAGATCACTGTCGAGGACATCCCTGCCCTGAAACAGGCTGGCGTTGCCACGCTGATCATCAACCGTCCCGACAGCGAAGTCGGTCCCGCCGAGGGCAGCGAGGCCATCAGCCGCGCGGCGCAGGACGCCGGCATGGAGGCGCGCTACATCCCCTTCTGCCCCGGCCAACTCGAGCCACGCATGGTCGAGGATTTCGGCGCCGCCCTCGCCCGGCCCGGAAAGGCGCATGCCTATTGTCGCAGCGGAACCCGCTCGACCAATCTCTGGGGACTGTCGCAGGCGGGCGCGATGCCGACCGATGCCATCATCTCGGCAGCAGCGGCAGCCGGGTATGATCTGTCGCCGATTGCCGGGATGATCGACAGCCTCGCGCGCTCGCGCGGCGCCGCCCAGGGCTGA
- a CDS encoding SulP family inorganic anion transporter gives MRGYDRTTLSADMLAAVIVTIMLVPQSLAYALLAGLPPEVGLYASIAPLLVYAVLGTSRTLAVGPVAVVSLMSAAAVGKLAAQGTPEFLGAAIVLAMLSGLILLVMGVLRLGFLASFLSHPVISGFITASGLLIAASQLGNILGIKASGSTLPAILTGLVTRFGQIQPATLALGLLALGMLIWARTRLGPLLKARGWGETQRQIVTRAAPVAAVVVTTVISWAFNLGAHGTSIVGTIPSGLPRPALPPLDPSLWAQIALPALMISIVGYVETISVAQTLAARRRQRIDPDQELVALGGANIASAISGGYAVTGGFARSVVNFDAGARTPAAGAFTAVLMSIGTLTLTGALYHLPQATLSATIIVAVLSLVDLRALPRVWRYSPGDGAAMIVTIAATLLEGVETGIALGVILSIVIHLYRSSRPHVAVVGQVPGTEHFRNIDRHRVGTSSAVLSLRIDESLYFPNARFLEDSIYDRVAADPEIRHVVLMCPAVNAIDSSALEALEAVNAQLRDSGVTLHLSEVKGPVMDRLRRSDFLEQLSGEVFLSQADAMAKLAPDLTERMRRQPRRETSREEARASS, from the coding sequence ATGCGCGGCTACGACCGCACTACGCTGTCTGCGGACATGCTGGCGGCGGTGATCGTCACCATCATGCTGGTCCCCCAGTCGCTGGCCTACGCGCTGCTGGCCGGACTGCCACCCGAGGTCGGGCTCTATGCCTCCATCGCGCCGCTGCTGGTCTATGCGGTGCTCGGCACCTCGCGCACCCTCGCGGTCGGCCCGGTCGCGGTCGTCAGCCTGATGAGCGCGGCGGCCGTGGGAAAGCTGGCAGCGCAGGGCACGCCAGAGTTTCTGGGCGCCGCCATCGTACTGGCGATGCTTTCCGGGCTCATCCTGCTGGTGATGGGCGTGCTGCGGTTGGGGTTTCTGGCCTCGTTCTTGTCGCATCCGGTCATCTCGGGGTTCATCACCGCATCGGGGCTGCTGATCGCCGCGTCACAGCTGGGCAATATCCTCGGCATCAAGGCCAGCGGCAGCACGCTGCCGGCAATCCTGACCGGGCTCGTCACGCGCTTCGGCCAGATCCAGCCAGCGACCCTCGCGCTGGGCCTGCTCGCGCTCGGCATGCTGATCTGGGCACGAACGCGGCTCGGCCCGCTGCTGAAGGCACGGGGCTGGGGCGAGACCCAGCGCCAGATCGTGACGCGCGCGGCGCCCGTTGCAGCGGTGGTCGTGACAACAGTGATCTCCTGGGCCTTCAACCTCGGCGCGCATGGAACCTCGATCGTCGGCACGATTCCATCCGGTCTGCCGCGCCCGGCGCTGCCGCCCCTGGACCCCAGCCTCTGGGCGCAGATCGCCCTGCCGGCACTGATGATTTCCATCGTCGGCTATGTTGAAACCATCTCGGTCGCGCAAACCCTTGCCGCCCGCCGCCGCCAACGCATCGACCCCGATCAGGAGCTTGTGGCACTCGGCGGGGCGAACATCGCCTCGGCCATATCTGGCGGCTATGCGGTGACGGGCGGCTTCGCCCGCTCGGTGGTCAATTTCGACGCGGGCGCGCGGACACCGGCCGCGGGCGCGTTCACCGCGGTGCTGATGTCCATCGGCACGCTGACGCTGACCGGAGCCCTTTACCACCTGCCGCAAGCAACCCTTTCCGCCACGATCATCGTCGCCGTGCTGTCGCTGGTTGATCTGCGCGCCCTGCCCCGCGTCTGGCGCTATTCGCCAGGCGACGGCGCGGCGATGATCGTCACCATCGCAGCGACGCTGCTGGAGGGGGTCGAGACCGGCATCGCCCTCGGCGTCATCCTGTCGATCGTGATTCACCTCTACCGCAGCTCGCGCCCGCATGTCGCGGTCGTGGGTCAAGTGCCCGGTACCGAGCATTTCCGCAACATCGACCGCCACCGGGTCGGCACCTCGTCCGCAGTGCTGTCATTGCGGATCGACGAAAGCCTCTATTTCCCGAATGCCCGTTTCCTCGAGGATTCGATCTACGACCGCGTCGCCGCCGACCCTGAGATTCGTCATGTGGTGCTGATGTGCCCTGCGGTGAATGCAATCGACTCGAGTGCACTCGAAGCCCTTGAGGCGGTGAACGCGCAACTCAGGGACAGCGGCGTCACCCTGCACCTCAGCGAAGTAAAGGGCCCGGTCATGGACCGTCTGCGTCGCAGCGACTTCCTCGAACAGCTCAGCGGCGAGGTCTTTCTCAGCCAGGCCGACGCCATGGCGAAGCTGGCCCCCGATCTGACGGAACGGATGCGCCGACAGCCCCGGCGCGAAACTTCGCGCGAAGAGGCCCGGGCAAGCAGCTAA
- a CDS encoding NAD(P)(+) transhydrogenase (Re/Si-specific) subunit beta yields METTIVTTTAPGVLQALPVYGVTTAAYVVAAILFILSLGGLSGQESAKRAVWFGIVGMALAIVATLFGPGAGNWFISLIMIAIGGGIGWVVATRVQMTEMPQLVAAMHSLVGLAAVFVGLNAQIELGRLIRLRASDAAEVFHGFAGVLAHKTPAEIAMLKVEVALGVFIGAVTFTGSIVAFGKLAGKIDGKPRQLPGGHMLNLGAAILSLLLLVAYMMGAGIWSLLLIAILAGFVGYHLIMGIGGADMPVVVSMLNSYSGWAAAMIGFTLSNDLLIVVGALVGSSGAILSYIMCKAMNRSFVSVILGGFGGTTGPAMEIEGEQVAIDAQGVAAALNDADSVVIVPGYGMAVAQAQQSVSELTRKLRAAGKNVRFAIHPVAGRLPGHMNVLLAEAKVPYDIVLEMDEINEDFPSTDVVIVIGSNDIVNPAAQEDPNSPIAGMPVLEVWKAKQVFVSKRGQGTGYSGIENPLFFKENTRMFYGDAKKSVDALLPLID; encoded by the coding sequence GTGGAAACCACCATCGTCACCACCACCGCACCCGGCGTCCTGCAGGCTCTGCCGGTTTACGGCGTAACCACCGCGGCCTATGTCGTCGCCGCGATCCTGTTCATTCTCTCGCTGGGCGGGCTTTCCGGCCAGGAAAGCGCCAAGCGCGCGGTCTGGTTCGGCATCGTCGGCATGGCCCTCGCGATCGTCGCAACGCTTTTCGGGCCGGGCGCGGGCAACTGGTTCATCTCGCTCATCATGATTGCCATCGGCGGCGGCATCGGCTGGGTCGTCGCGACCCGCGTGCAGATGACCGAGATGCCGCAGCTGGTCGCCGCGATGCATAGCCTGGTCGGCCTTGCGGCCGTATTCGTCGGCCTTAACGCGCAGATCGAGTTGGGGCGCCTGATACGTCTGCGCGCCAGCGACGCGGCTGAGGTCTTCCACGGCTTTGCTGGAGTTCTCGCCCACAAGACGCCGGCGGAAATCGCCATGCTTAAGGTCGAGGTCGCTCTGGGCGTCTTCATCGGCGCCGTGACCTTTACCGGCTCGATCGTGGCCTTCGGGAAGCTGGCCGGCAAGATCGACGGCAAACCGCGGCAATTGCCGGGCGGCCATATGCTGAACCTCGGCGCCGCCATCCTATCGCTGCTGCTGCTGGTCGCCTACATGATGGGCGCCGGGATCTGGTCGCTGCTGCTGATCGCGATCCTCGCTGGCTTTGTCGGCTATCATCTGATCATGGGCATCGGCGGCGCCGACATGCCGGTGGTCGTGTCGATGCTGAACAGCTACTCGGGCTGGGCCGCGGCGATGATCGGCTTTACCCTCAGCAATGACCTGCTGATCGTGGTCGGTGCCCTCGTCGGCTCGTCCGGTGCGATCCTCAGCTACATCATGTGCAAGGCGATGAATCGCAGCTTCGTCTCGGTAATTCTCGGCGGTTTCGGTGGCACCACCGGCCCGGCGATGGAGATCGAGGGCGAGCAGGTCGCCATCGACGCCCAAGGCGTTGCTGCGGCGCTGAACGATGCCGACAGCGTGGTTATCGTCCCTGGCTACGGCATGGCCGTCGCGCAAGCGCAGCAGTCGGTCAGCGAGTTGACGCGCAAGCTGCGCGCCGCAGGCAAGAACGTGCGCTTTGCCATTCACCCGGTCGCCGGTCGCCTGCCCGGGCACATGAACGTGCTGCTGGCCGAGGCTAAGGTGCCTTATGACATCGTCCTGGAAATGGACGAGATCAACGAGGACTTCCCCTCGACCGACGTGGTGATCGTCATTGGCAGCAATGACATCGTCAACCCGGCCGCCCAGGAAGACCCGAACAGCCCGATCGCCGGGATGCCGGTGCTCGAGGTGTGGAAGGCCAAGCAGGTGTTCGTCAGCAAGCGCGGTCAGGGCACCGGCTATTCGGGGATCGAGAACCCGCTGTTCTTCAAGGAGAACACCCGGATGTTTTATGGCGATGCGAAGAAATCGGTCGACGCGCTGTTGCCGCTGATCGACTGA
- a CDS encoding D-lyxose/D-mannose family sugar isomerase: MKRSRINRIMDDAARMIAHGGFHLPPFAAWTPEEFRARATPAIRDARLGWDITDYGQGEFDQLGLFLFTLRNGSQADLAAGQGMVYAEKLLISQENQISPMHTHLRKTEDIINRSGATLAVQLCGSDELGRLDRMAGCRVDCDGIAREIEAGGLLHLAPGESVTLRPGDWHAFWGEGGSVLIGEVSTVNDDLTDNIFAEPIGRFSSIDEDEAPLHFLVSDYDSQLAREG, from the coding sequence CTGAAACGCTCGCGCATCAACCGGATCATGGACGATGCCGCGCGCATGATCGCACACGGCGGCTTTCACCTGCCGCCCTTTGCCGCTTGGACGCCAGAGGAGTTTCGCGCCCGCGCGACCCCCGCCATCCGCGACGCCCGCCTGGGATGGGACATCACCGACTATGGGCAGGGCGAGTTCGACCAGCTGGGCCTTTTCCTCTTTACCCTGCGCAATGGCAGCCAGGCCGATCTGGCCGCCGGGCAGGGCATGGTCTACGCGGAAAAGCTGCTGATCTCGCAAGAAAACCAGATCAGCCCGATGCATACCCATCTGCGCAAGACCGAGGACATCATCAACCGCTCGGGCGCGACGCTAGCCGTGCAGTTATGCGGCAGCGACGAGCTGGGGCGGCTCGACCGGATGGCCGGCTGCCGCGTGGATTGCGACGGCATTGCCCGCGAGATCGAGGCGGGCGGCTTGCTTCACCTCGCCCCTGGCGAAAGTGTGACACTTCGGCCCGGCGACTGGCACGCCTTCTGGGGCGAAGGCGGGTCGGTCCTGATCGGCGAGGTGTCCACCGTCAATGACGACCTGACTGACAACATCTTTGCCGAGCCGATCGGCCGGTTTTCCAGCATCGACGAGGACGAGGCGCCCTTGCATTTTCTGGTCAGCGACTACGATTCCCAGCTCGCGCGGGAAGGGTGA
- a CDS encoding arsenate reductase family protein codes for MAALTILGLQKCSTCQKALADLQAAGHQITFRDVTETPLNEAEREELLTTFGEKLVNRASLTWRAMTEDERGADPITQLGAKPALMKRPAILAGDAGKDGHWLGWTANVKRALGVPA; via the coding sequence ATGGCGGCCCTGACAATTCTGGGCCTGCAGAAGTGCTCGACCTGCCAGAAGGCTCTGGCGGACCTGCAGGCCGCCGGACATCAGATCACGTTCCGCGATGTCACCGAGACGCCGTTGAACGAAGCCGAGCGCGAGGAGTTGTTGACGACGTTCGGCGAGAAATTGGTAAATCGCGCAAGCCTGACCTGGCGCGCGATGACCGAGGATGAGCGCGGGGCCGACCCAATCACCCAGCTTGGCGCGAAACCGGCCCTGATGAAGCGTCCGGCGATCCTTGCCGGGGATGCAGGCAAGGACGGCCATTGGCTGGGCTGGACTGCGAACGTCAAGCGCGCGTTGGGTGTCCCGGCCTGA
- a CDS encoding thioredoxin family protein → MAATAPVCDFGAAAPDFTLPDVVTGARVTLADVVGPRGTLVMFICNHCPYVQAILDKIIRDARELEALGIGVVAISANDATAYPEDGPEAMAALARSRGFPFPYLHDADQTVARAYDAACTPDFFGYNKGLELQYRGRLDASGRQPVPADAPRELFEAMRQIADTGQGPRQQTASIGCSIKWRAA, encoded by the coding sequence ATGGCTGCCACGGCCCCGGTCTGCGATTTTGGCGCCGCTGCACCGGACTTCACGCTTCCGGATGTCGTGACAGGCGCGCGCGTGACGCTTGCCGATGTAGTTGGTCCGCGCGGAACGCTGGTCATGTTCATCTGCAATCACTGTCCGTATGTGCAGGCGATCCTCGACAAGATCATTCGCGACGCGCGCGAGCTCGAGGCGCTGGGCATCGGCGTTGTGGCCATCAGCGCCAATGATGCGACCGCGTATCCCGAGGATGGGCCTGAGGCGATGGCCGCGCTTGCCCGGTCGCGGGGCTTTCCGTTTCCTTATTTGCACGACGCCGATCAAACTGTGGCGCGGGCCTACGATGCCGCTTGTACGCCAGATTTTTTTGGTTATAACAAGGGTTTAGAGTTGCAGTACCGCGGACGACTCGATGCCTCCGGACGCCAGCCCGTGCCGGCCGATGCCCCAAGGGAGTTGTTCGAGGCGATGCGCCAGATTGCCGACACTGGCCAGGGCCCGCGCCAACAAACCGCATCCATCGGCTGCTCGATCAAGTGGCGCGCCGCTTGA
- a CDS encoding Re/Si-specific NAD(P)(+) transhydrogenase subunit alpha, whose protein sequence is MKVGALREVAEGEARVAVTPSSAAHLKKLGHEVLVEQGAGSRAGFSDDEYRAAGVEVLPTAAALTEAVDVLAKVRAPTDAELNRMHEGQTLISYITPASNPELLEAARARGVTTIAMDMVPRISRAQKMDALSSMANIAGYRAVIEAAANFGRFFTGQVTAAGKVPPAKVLVVGAGVAGLAAIGTATSLGAQVYAFDVRPEVAEQIESMGASFVYLDFAGAAQDGAATGGYAAPSSPEFQAKQLEKFRELAPQMDIVITTALIPGRPAPKLWTADMVAAMKPGSVIVDLAAERGGNCELTVADEKIVTENGVTIIGYTDFPSRMGAQASELYANNIRHFLSDLTPAKDGVINQNMDDDVIRGATVTHAGDVTFPPPPPKVQAIAVQKPKDKPKELTAAEKRAAEITAFKAQTRSQVTLIAIGAVLMLLVGLTAPASFLSHFIVFVLAVFIGFQVIWNVSHSLHTPLMAITNAISSIIILGALMQIGSGSALVVILAALSVLMAGINIFGGFLVTRRMLAMFQKS, encoded by the coding sequence ATGAAGGTCGGCGCTCTGCGAGAGGTGGCGGAAGGCGAGGCACGGGTAGCCGTGACTCCGTCCTCGGCCGCGCATCTGAAAAAACTCGGGCACGAGGTTCTGGTCGAGCAGGGGGCGGGTTCGCGGGCCGGCTTTTCCGACGACGAGTACCGCGCGGCTGGGGTCGAGGTGCTGCCGACCGCCGCTGCATTGACCGAAGCGGTGGACGTTCTGGCCAAGGTCCGCGCCCCCACGGATGCCGAACTGAACCGCATGCACGAGGGCCAGACCCTTATCAGCTACATCACCCCGGCCTCGAACCCCGAACTGCTGGAGGCCGCGCGGGCCAGGGGCGTGACCACCATCGCCATGGACATGGTGCCGCGCATCAGTCGTGCGCAAAAAATGGACGCGCTGTCCTCGATGGCCAATATCGCCGGCTATCGCGCGGTGATCGAGGCGGCAGCCAATTTTGGGCGCTTTTTCACCGGGCAGGTGACGGCCGCGGGCAAGGTACCGCCCGCCAAGGTGCTGGTCGTCGGCGCAGGTGTCGCGGGTCTTGCAGCCATCGGCACGGCGACCAGCCTCGGCGCGCAGGTCTATGCCTTTGATGTGCGTCCCGAAGTGGCCGAGCAGATCGAAAGCATGGGCGCCTCGTTCGTGTATCTCGACTTCGCGGGCGCCGCGCAGGACGGCGCAGCGACCGGCGGCTACGCCGCGCCGTCGAGCCCGGAGTTTCAGGCCAAGCAGCTGGAGAAGTTCCGCGAGCTTGCCCCGCAGATGGACATCGTCATCACCACGGCGCTGATCCCCGGCCGCCCCGCGCCCAAGCTGTGGACGGCGGACATGGTCGCAGCGATGAAGCCGGGCAGCGTGATCGTCGATCTGGCGGCCGAGCGTGGCGGCAACTGCGAGTTGACCGTCGCCGACGAGAAGATCGTGACCGAGAACGGCGTCACGATCATTGGCTATACCGATTTCCCCAGCCGCATGGGCGCCCAGGCGTCCGAGCTTTATGCCAACAATATCCGGCACTTCCTGTCTGACCTGACACCGGCCAAGGATGGCGTCATCAACCAGAACATGGATGACGACGTGATCCGCGGCGCGACGGTGACCCATGCCGGCGACGTTACCTTCCCGCCGCCGCCGCCCAAGGTACAGGCGATTGCCGTCCAGAAACCCAAGGACAAACCGAAGGAGCTGACCGCTGCCGAAAAGCGCGCGGCCGAGATCACGGCCTTCAAGGCGCAGACCCGCAGTCAGGTGACGCTGATCGCCATCGGCGCGGTGCTGATGCTGCTGGTCGGCCTGACCGCCCCGGCCAGCTTTCTCTCGCATTTCATTGTCTTCGTGCTGGCCGTGTTCATCGGCTTCCAGGTGATCTGGAACGTCAGCCACAGCCTGCACACGCCGCTGATGGCCATCACCAACGCCATTTCCAGCATCATCATCTTGGGCGCGCTGATGCAGATCGGCTCGGGCAGTGCCCTGGTCGTGATCCTCGCCGCGCTGTCGGTGCTGATGGCGGGGATCAACATCTTCGGCGGTTTCCTCGTCACCCGGCGGATGCTCGCCATGTTCCAGAAGTCCTGA